One window of Novosphingobium sp. P6W genomic DNA carries:
- the rplI gene encoding 50S ribosomal protein L9, producing the protein MDIILLERVEKLGAIGDVVSVKDGYARNYLLPNKKALRANERNKKVFEANRAKIESDNAERRTAAQADSGNVDGKQIILIRASSNSGQLYGSVSVRDIVDGLKAEGANVAKHMIVLERPIKTLGVFDVKVSLHPEVAVNIKVNVARSADEAELQTQGVDVMAAMFEQDVSGFTEAYDPNAEPGEIAIEEEAEEGEAQA; encoded by the coding sequence ATGGATATCATCCTCCTCGAGCGCGTCGAGAAGCTCGGCGCCATCGGCGACGTCGTTTCGGTCAAGGACGGTTACGCACGTAACTACCTGCTGCCGAACAAGAAGGCTCTTCGCGCCAACGAGCGTAACAAGAAGGTCTTCGAGGCCAACCGCGCCAAGATCGAGTCCGACAACGCCGAGCGCCGCACGGCTGCTCAGGCCGATTCGGGCAACGTCGACGGCAAGCAGATCATCCTGATCCGCGCCTCGTCGAACTCCGGCCAGCTTTACGGTTCGGTTTCGGTGCGTGACATCGTCGACGGCCTGAAGGCTGAAGGCGCGAACGTCGCCAAGCACATGATCGTGCTGGAACGCCCGATCAAGACCCTCGGCGTCTTCGACGTCAAGGTCAGCCTGCACCCTGAAGTTGCCGTCAACATCAAGGTCAACGTCGCCCGCTCGGCCGACGAAGCCGAGCTGCAGACGCAGGGCGTGGACGTGATGGCCGCGATGTTCGAACAGGACGTCTCGGGCTTCACCGAAGCCTACGATCCGAACGCCGAACCCGGCGAAATCGCGATCGAGGAAGAAGCCGAAGAGGGCGAAGCTCAGGCCTGA
- the rpsR gene encoding 30S ribosomal protein S18, which produces MARAFFRRRKSCPFSGKNAPKIDYKDVRLLQGFMSERGKIVPSRITAVSAKKQRELSQAIKRARHIGLLPFIVK; this is translated from the coding sequence ATGGCACGTGCATTTTTCCGTCGCCGCAAGTCCTGCCCGTTCTCGGGCAAGAACGCGCCGAAGATCGACTACAAGGACGTACGTCTGCTGCAGGGCTTCATGTCCGAGCGTGGCAAGATCGTCCCCAGCCGCATCACGGCGGTTTCCGCCAAGAAGCAGCGTGAGCTGAGCCAGGCGATCAAGCGCGCCCGGCACATCGGCCTCCTGCCCTTCATCGTCAAGTAA
- the rpsF gene encoding 30S ribosomal protein S6, producing MALYEHVFLARQDLSQAQVDALAAAATEIVETNEGKVIKAETWGLKNLAYKIKRNRKAHFVMLNIEANGATVAELERQTAINEDVIRYVTIRVEEHEEGPSVMMRKTDRERTRRREREGN from the coding sequence GTGGCTCTATATGAGCACGTTTTCCTGGCACGCCAGGATCTCAGCCAGGCGCAGGTCGATGCACTTGCCGCCGCCGCCACCGAGATCGTCGAGACCAACGAGGGCAAGGTCATCAAGGCCGAGACCTGGGGCCTCAAGAATCTCGCATACAAGATCAAGCGCAACCGCAAAGCGCACTTCGTGATGCTGAACATCGAAGCCAACGGCGCCACCGTCGCCGAGCTCGAGCGTCAGACTGCGATCAACGAAGACGTGATCCGCTATGTGACCATCCGCGTGGAAGAGCACGAGGAAGGCCCTTCGGTCATGATGCGCAAGACCGACCGCGAGCGTACGCGCCGCCGCGAACGCGAAGGGAACTGA
- a CDS encoding polysaccharide deacetylase family protein, which yields MPGPNLLEPPGPHAFASFGKDFGQRFIVTVDTEEEFDWSAPLDREKHSVAAVPALRKFQQFCESFGVIPSYLIDWPVACSSFAPEAIGDAVTRGTAEVGVQLHPWVSPPFVEEVTEFNSFAGNLPFELEREKLHTLRDRIEGAFGVAPQIYRAGRYGLGRRTAEILRECGIAIDTSVRARWDYSAAGGPNYREHPLRPYWTDAEQNLLELPLTTVYWGPLRQVGNVIYPHLWRAPQVRGVLARVGLLERIPLTPEGITAEEALRGVDIAIDEGLPVLVFSFHSPSLAPGHTPYVRNEADLDALYDWWRALFTHLAKRGVKPTSVADIMASVKPV from the coding sequence TTGCCGGGACCCAATCTCCTGGAGCCGCCGGGCCCGCATGCCTTCGCCTCATTCGGCAAGGACTTCGGCCAGCGCTTCATCGTAACTGTCGACACCGAAGAGGAGTTCGACTGGTCGGCTCCGCTCGACCGCGAAAAACACAGCGTCGCCGCCGTGCCCGCGCTCCGCAAGTTCCAGCAGTTCTGCGAAAGCTTCGGGGTCATCCCCTCATACCTGATAGACTGGCCGGTCGCCTGTTCCTCCTTCGCGCCCGAGGCGATCGGCGATGCCGTGACGCGCGGCACCGCAGAGGTCGGCGTACAGCTGCACCCCTGGGTCAGCCCGCCCTTCGTCGAGGAAGTGACCGAGTTCAACAGCTTCGCGGGCAACCTGCCCTTCGAGCTTGAGCGCGAGAAACTGCACACCCTGCGCGACCGGATCGAGGGTGCCTTCGGCGTGGCCCCGCAGATCTACCGCGCCGGCCGCTACGGGCTGGGCCGGCGCACGGCCGAAATCCTGCGCGAATGCGGCATCGCCATCGATACTTCGGTACGCGCACGCTGGGACTACAGCGCCGCCGGCGGCCCCAATTACCGCGAACATCCGCTGCGCCCCTATTGGACCGATGCCGAGCAGAACCTGCTCGAACTACCGCTGACGACGGTATACTGGGGCCCGCTGCGCCAGGTCGGCAACGTGATCTACCCCCACCTCTGGCGCGCGCCGCAGGTGCGCGGCGTGCTCGCGCGGGTAGGTCTGCTCGAACGCATTCCGCTGACGCCCGAGGGCATCACGGCGGAAGAAGCGCTGCGCGGCGTCGACATCGCCATCGACGAAGGCCTGCCGGTGCTGGTATTTTCGTTTCACAGCCCCTCGCTGGCACCCGGCCACACCCCCTACGTGCGCAACGAGGCGGACCTCGACGCGCTTTACGACTGGTGGCGCGCGCTGTTCACGCACCTTGCAAAGCGCGGCGTGAAACCAACCAGCGTGGCCGATATCATGGCATCGGTGAAACCGGTCTGA
- a CDS encoding M2 family metallopeptidase translates to MKFASTALAALAASLSFAAAPALAQGAAQETPAYPMTAEGASRFVADAEKDLFDFSLDNNRTNWVNYTNITEDTDALAAKSNGELTEKQVKYAVEAAKFAKVSGLDADVSRKLGILRQGIVLPAPTTQGAAAQLSEITTRMTSTYGKGKGTLDGKPINGSDIEEQMGNAERTPAQLAEMWTTWHDNVGKPMKGDYVKMVGIANEGARELGYADVGAMWRSGYDMTPEQFAAETQRLWEETKPLYLALHTYVRRKLNEKYGDAVQPRTGPIRADLLGNMWAQEWGSIYPQVAPAGAGDLGYDVGDLLKAQKKTPVDMVKAGEGFYSSLGFDPLPDTFWTRSMIVKPADREVICHASAWDVDNKDDIRIKMCTKVNAEDFTTIHHELGHNYYQRAYNKQLFLYLNGANDGFHEAIGDFVALSITPQYLVQIGLLDKAKVPSADKDTGLLLRQAMDKVAFLPFGLLLDRYRWGIFDGTIKPADYNKAWTKMRLEYQGITPPSARPDDAFDAGAKYHIPGNTPYTRYFLARILQFQFYQAACKQAGWKGPLHRCSFYGNKQVGAKLNTMLAMGQSKPWPEALKVFTGSPQMSAKPMLEYFAPLKKWLDEQNKGEKSGW, encoded by the coding sequence ATGAAGTTCGCTTCCACCGCGCTGGCAGCGCTTGCCGCCAGCCTGTCGTTCGCCGCCGCGCCGGCGCTAGCCCAAGGGGCGGCGCAGGAAACGCCGGCCTATCCGATGACCGCCGAGGGCGCCTCCAGGTTCGTCGCCGATGCGGAAAAGGATTTGTTCGACTTCTCGCTCGACAACAATCGCACCAACTGGGTCAACTATACCAACATCACCGAGGATACCGACGCGCTGGCCGCAAAGTCGAATGGTGAGCTGACCGAAAAGCAAGTGAAGTACGCGGTCGAGGCGGCGAAGTTCGCGAAGGTTTCCGGCTTAGACGCGGACGTCTCGCGCAAGCTGGGTATCCTGCGCCAGGGCATCGTCCTGCCCGCGCCGACCACGCAGGGCGCGGCTGCGCAACTCAGCGAGATCACCACGCGCATGACCTCCACTTATGGCAAGGGCAAGGGCACGCTGGACGGCAAGCCGATCAACGGTTCCGACATCGAGGAGCAGATGGGCAACGCCGAGCGCACGCCCGCGCAGCTGGCCGAGATGTGGACCACTTGGCACGACAACGTCGGCAAGCCGATGAAGGGCGACTACGTCAAGATGGTCGGCATCGCCAATGAAGGCGCGCGCGAGCTTGGCTATGCCGACGTTGGCGCGATGTGGCGCTCGGGCTATGACATGACTCCCGAGCAGTTCGCCGCCGAAACGCAGCGCTTGTGGGAGGAGACCAAGCCGCTCTACCTCGCGCTGCATACTTACGTGCGCCGCAAGCTGAACGAGAAGTACGGCGACGCCGTGCAGCCGCGCACCGGCCCGATCCGCGCCGACCTGCTGGGCAACATGTGGGCGCAGGAATGGGGTAGCATCTATCCGCAGGTCGCGCCGGCCGGGGCAGGTGACCTTGGCTATGACGTGGGCGACCTGCTGAAAGCGCAGAAGAAGACGCCCGTAGACATGGTGAAGGCGGGCGAGGGTTTCTACTCGTCGCTGGGCTTCGATCCGCTGCCCGATACGTTCTGGACCCGTTCGATGATCGTGAAGCCCGCCGACCGCGAAGTGATCTGCCACGCCTCGGCCTGGGACGTCGACAACAAGGACGACATCCGCATCAAGATGTGCACCAAGGTGAACGCGGAAGACTTCACCACGATCCACCACGAACTGGGCCACAACTACTACCAGCGCGCTTACAACAAGCAGCTGTTCCTCTACCTCAACGGTGCCAATGACGGTTTCCACGAGGCGATCGGCGATTTCGTGGCGCTGTCGATCACCCCGCAGTACCTCGTGCAGATCGGTCTGCTCGACAAGGCGAAGGTGCCCAGCGCCGATAAGGACACCGGTCTGCTGCTGCGCCAGGCGATGGACAAGGTGGCATTCCTGCCCTTCGGCCTGCTGCTCGACCGTTACCGCTGGGGTATCTTCGACGGCACCATCAAGCCTGCCGACTACAACAAGGCATGGACGAAGATGCGCCTCGAATATCAAGGCATCACCCCGCCCTCGGCGCGGCCCGACGATGCCTTCGATGCGGGCGCTAAGTATCACATCCCCGGCAACACGCCCTACACGCGCTATTTCCTGGCGCGCATCCTGCAGTTCCAGTTCTATCAGGCGGCGTGCAAGCAGGCCGGCTGGAAGGGCCCGCTGCACCGCTGTAGCTTCTACGGCAACAAACAGGTCGGCGCGAAGCTGAACACGATGCTGGCAATGGGCCAGTCCAAGCCCTGGCCCGAGGCGCTGAAGGTGTTCACCGGCTCGCCGCAGATGAGCGCCAAGCCGATGCTGGAATACTTTGCGCCGCTCAAGAAGTGGCTCGACGAGCAGAACAAGGGCGAGAAATCCGGCTGGTAG
- a CDS encoding AMP nucleosidase — protein sequence MQMMNETIAELVRVYEAAVSTLKADITAFVEHGTLPPADRREKRLWTYPELRITYRGTERAASASRAFGRLEVPGTYATTVTRPHLFADYLSDQLGRIEAEYEVEFTVSASGQEIPFPYVLEGVPVGAVTPQELAAHFPSTDLAMIGDEIADGIHIFAEDEPQPLALFDGLRTDFSLARLAHYTGTSADHCQRFILFTNYHRYVDEFVDWAGKQVGSNGYVALSGAGGLYIDAPVDNARARLSDTAWRRHQMPAYHLIREDRSGVTLVNIGVGPSNAKTITDHLAVLRPEAWLMIGHCGGLRESQRIGDYVLAHAYLRDDHVLDPVLPPEIPLPAIAEVQMALAQAAEMVSGGGVNLKKRMRTGTIVTTDDRNWELRYTDSAKRFSLSRAIGIDMESATISAQGYRFRVPYGTLLCVSDKPLHGELKLPGQANRFYEEAIASHLKIGLITCDLLREQGDRLHSRKLRAFNEPPFR from the coding sequence ATGCAGATGATGAACGAAACCATCGCGGAATTGGTCCGCGTCTACGAAGCCGCTGTCTCTACTCTCAAGGCCGATATTACCGCCTTCGTCGAGCACGGTACTCTCCCCCCCGCCGACCGCCGCGAAAAGCGCCTCTGGACTTATCCGGAGCTGCGCATCACCTATCGCGGCACCGAACGCGCTGCCAGCGCCTCTCGCGCATTCGGCCGGCTCGAAGTGCCCGGCACTTACGCGACCACGGTGACCCGCCCCCATCTTTTCGCCGATTACCTGTCCGACCAGCTCGGCCGGATCGAGGCCGAGTACGAGGTGGAATTCACGGTCAGCGCATCGGGGCAGGAAATCCCCTTCCCTTACGTCCTCGAAGGTGTGCCTGTCGGTGCAGTGACGCCGCAGGAACTGGCGGCCCACTTCCCCAGCACCGACCTTGCCATGATCGGCGACGAGATCGCCGACGGCATCCACATCTTCGCCGAAGACGAACCGCAGCCCCTCGCCCTGTTCGACGGCCTGCGCACGGACTTCAGCCTCGCGCGGTTGGCGCACTACACCGGCACCAGCGCGGACCACTGCCAGCGCTTCATCCTGTTCACGAACTACCACCGCTACGTCGATGAGTTCGTGGACTGGGCAGGCAAGCAGGTCGGCTCGAACGGCTATGTCGCTCTCTCGGGTGCGGGCGGTCTCTACATCGACGCCCCGGTCGACAATGCCCGCGCGCGCCTGTCCGACACCGCATGGCGCCGCCACCAGATGCCCGCGTACCACCTCATCCGCGAGGACCGTTCGGGCGTCACCCTGGTCAATATCGGCGTCGGCCCGTCCAACGCCAAGACCATCACCGACCACCTCGCGGTCCTGCGTCCCGAAGCATGGCTGATGATCGGCCACTGCGGCGGCCTGCGCGAAAGCCAGCGCATCGGCGATTACGTACTCGCCCATGCCTACCTTCGCGATGACCATGTCCTCGACCCGGTGCTGCCGCCAGAAATCCCGCTGCCCGCCATCGCCGAGGTACAGATGGCGCTGGCCCAGGCCGCGGAAATGGTCAGCGGCGGGGGCGTGAACCTGAAAAAGCGGATGCGCACCGGCACCATCGTCACCACCGACGACCGCAACTGGGAACTGCGCTACACCGATTCCGCCAAGCGCTTCTCGCTGAGCCGCGCCATCGGCATCGACATGGAAAGCGCCACGATCAGCGCCCAGGGCTACCGCTTCCGCGTACCCTACGGCACCCTGCTCTGCGTTTCCGACAAGCCGCTCCACGGCGAGTTGAAGCTGCCGGGACAGGCCAACCGCTTCTACGAGGAGGCCATCGCCAGCCACCTCAAGATCGGCCTGATTACATGCGACCTCCTGCGCGAACAGGGCGACCGCCTGCATTCGCGCAAGCTGCGGGCGTTCAACGAGCCACCGTTCCGGTAA
- a CDS encoding M1 family metallopeptidase has translation MKINVRCAVLALLAGAAMPLPAFAQSSTSKGATAETVTTQLPRSVRPSHYDVTVTPDAKALTFAGKAAITVDVLEETRTITLQAADLAIAKAALATAAGKRMGAPTVAIDKDAQTATFTFAKAVVPGNYVLSIDYTGKINTQAYGLFALDYRAADGSAKRALFTQFENSDARRFMPSWDEPFYKATFSLKAVVPEGEMAVANLPVESRKSAGEGRTLVTFGTSPKMSTYLLFLGLGDFERKTVQAAGTEVGVLTKRGDLAQAEYALEQSAALLPWMNEYFGEKYPLPKLDHIAAPGRSQFFSAMENWGGIFYFENAMLLDPKIASNSLRERIFTVIAHEMAHQWFGDLVTMSWWDDLWLNEGFASWMESRATAHFHPEWNPELTGVGSRELAMAQDGYVTTHPIITPIKTVEEASQAFDSITYSKGEAVIRMLEAYAGSDQWRTGVQAYMKRYKNSNTITDDLWAEMEKASGKPIAQIAHDFTLQPGIPLVKVSASCAAGQTSLTLEQGEFTRDRADKQPLNWRVPVRAAGLDGASSETLLQGKGALTVAGCGPVVVNAGQSGYYRVLYDAKTFAGLAKSIAKVQPVDQLGILNDSAALGYAGNQPMANMLDVVKGLPADASPQVMERAANVIAGLAGYARGNDKREAALSRFASARLLPVMKRLGWTPRPNEPVTEGDLRAALIETLGDLGEPSVLAEARRRFVASKTDESAIDPSLRVAILSVVAKNADAKTWDALHELAKAETSAQVKTTLYSQLGMARDPALADKALALSLTDEPSVTTSPVIITSVASGNPDKAFDFVSANYDAVMARVDSSGATRYVAKLAQGSADPAMVEKLNAYAKAHLPSGARRPVDEAVAKIQDRIKVQKTRMGEVDAWLAKAGY, from the coding sequence ATGAAAATCAATGTTCGCTGCGCCGTGTTGGCGCTTCTTGCAGGTGCCGCCATGCCGCTGCCAGCTTTTGCCCAGTCATCGACCTCGAAGGGCGCCACCGCCGAGACGGTGACCACGCAGCTTCCGCGCAGCGTCCGCCCCAGCCATTACGACGTCACCGTCACCCCTGATGCAAAGGCGCTGACCTTCGCCGGCAAGGCCGCGATCACCGTCGACGTGCTGGAGGAGACCCGCACGATCACGCTGCAGGCCGCCGATCTGGCCATCGCCAAAGCCGCGTTGGCTACTGCAGCGGGCAAGCGTATGGGCGCGCCCACCGTCGCCATCGACAAGGATGCGCAGACCGCGACCTTCACGTTCGCCAAGGCCGTGGTGCCGGGCAACTACGTCCTGTCGATCGACTACACGGGCAAGATCAATACCCAGGCCTACGGTCTTTTCGCGCTCGACTACAGGGCGGCGGACGGCAGCGCCAAGCGCGCGCTGTTCACCCAGTTCGAGAACTCGGACGCGCGCCGCTTCATGCCCTCATGGGACGAGCCATTCTACAAGGCGACCTTCAGCCTCAAGGCCGTGGTGCCCGAAGGCGAGATGGCCGTCGCCAACCTGCCGGTTGAAAGCCGCAAGAGCGCGGGCGAAGGCCGCACGCTGGTCACCTTCGGCACCAGCCCGAAGATGTCGACCTACCTGCTGTTCCTCGGCCTCGGCGATTTCGAGCGCAAGACCGTGCAGGCTGCCGGCACCGAAGTAGGCGTGCTGACCAAGCGCGGCGACCTTGCCCAGGCGGAATATGCGCTGGAGCAGTCGGCGGCGCTGCTGCCGTGGATGAACGAATACTTCGGCGAGAAGTATCCGCTGCCCAAACTCGATCACATTGCGGCGCCGGGACGCAGCCAGTTCTTCAGCGCGATGGAGAACTGGGGCGGCATCTTCTACTTCGAGAACGCGATGCTGCTCGACCCCAAGATCGCGTCGAATTCCCTGCGCGAGCGGATTTTCACCGTCATCGCGCACGAGATGGCGCACCAGTGGTTCGGTGATCTCGTGACGATGTCCTGGTGGGACGACCTGTGGCTGAACGAGGGCTTCGCCTCATGGATGGAAAGCCGGGCGACTGCCCATTTCCACCCCGAATGGAACCCGGAGTTGACCGGCGTGGGGTCGCGCGAACTGGCGATGGCGCAGGACGGCTATGTCACCACGCACCCGATCATCACTCCGATCAAGACGGTGGAAGAAGCCAGCCAGGCCTTCGATTCGATCACCTACTCCAAGGGCGAGGCGGTGATCCGCATGCTGGAGGCCTATGCCGGTTCCGACCAGTGGCGCACGGGCGTTCAGGCCTACATGAAGCGTTACAAGAATTCGAACACGATCACCGACGACCTTTGGGCCGAGATGGAAAAGGCATCGGGCAAGCCCATCGCGCAGATCGCCCACGACTTCACGTTGCAGCCGGGCATTCCGCTGGTGAAGGTATCCGCCTCGTGCGCCGCCGGGCAGACCAGCCTGACCTTGGAGCAGGGCGAATTTACCCGCGACCGGGCCGACAAGCAGCCGCTGAACTGGCGCGTGCCGGTGCGCGCGGCGGGGCTTGACGGTGCATCTTCCGAGACGCTGCTGCAGGGCAAGGGCGCGCTTACGGTGGCGGGTTGCGGCCCGGTGGTCGTGAATGCCGGACAGTCGGGCTATTACCGCGTGCTCTACGACGCCAAGACCTTTGCGGGACTGGCGAAGTCGATCGCCAAGGTGCAGCCGGTCGACCAGCTCGGCATCCTCAACGATTCGGCGGCGCTGGGTTATGCCGGCAACCAGCCGATGGCGAACATGCTCGATGTGGTGAAGGGCCTGCCCGCAGACGCCTCGCCGCAAGTGATGGAACGCGCGGCCAATGTGATCGCGGGCCTCGCCGGCTATGCGCGCGGCAATGACAAGCGCGAGGCTGCGCTGTCGCGCTTCGCCTCCGCGCGGTTGCTGCCGGTGATGAAGCGCCTGGGCTGGACCCCGCGTCCTAACGAGCCGGTGACCGAGGGCGACCTGCGCGCCGCCCTGATCGAGACGCTGGGCGACCTTGGCGAGCCCAGCGTGCTGGCCGAAGCACGCCGCCGCTTTGTAGCGTCCAAGACCGACGAGAGCGCCATCGATCCCTCGCTACGCGTGGCGATCCTGTCCGTGGTGGCAAAGAACGCCGACGCAAAGACCTGGGACGCCCTGCACGAGTTGGCGAAGGCGGAGACTTCGGCGCAGGTCAAGACCACGCTCTACTCGCAGCTCGGCATGGCGCGCGATCCGGCGCTGGCCGATAAGGCGCTGGCGCTTTCGCTGACCGACGAGCCGAGCGTGACCACCAGCCCCGTAATCATTACCTCGGTCGCCAGCGGAAATCCGGACAAGGCGTTCGACTTCGTGTCGGCCAATTACGATGCGGTCATGGCCCGCGTCGACAGCTCGGGCGCGACCCGTTACGTCGCCAAGCTGGCGCAGGGCAGCGCCGATCCTGCGATGGTCGAAAAGCTGAATGCCTATGCGAAGGCCCATTTGCCGTCCGGTGCCCGCCGCCCGGTCGACGAGGCGGTCGCCAAGATCCAGGACCGGATCAAGGTGCAGAAAACCCGCATGGGCGAAGTGGACGCCTGGCTGGCCAAGGCCGGCTACTGA
- a CDS encoding sulfotransferase, producing the protein MHQPTSPKTHINRLIAAALRVRLVSDIPERLARSHIPYRLNDRRRERIAVVRSSGMLFIHVPKNAGTSVCEQLYGQQIKHETVQYYAKVAPDLLDLPSFAIMRDPIARFRSAFAYARSGGTRDRRVVPPFAALYGAFDGIDDAIDHLACARSPFDIDHIFRPQSWYLTDAEGACRIDRLVSYEALDQLGQIVGLDRLDDLPRLNGCSAAPPPLSPSQEAFVKDFYAADFALWRNACLTTSRISRPCSARRATS; encoded by the coding sequence ATGCACCAGCCCACTTCTCCCAAAACGCATATCAACCGCCTGATCGCTGCCGCCTTGCGGGTCCGTCTCGTCAGCGATATTCCCGAGCGCCTGGCCCGGTCGCATATTCCCTACCGCCTCAACGACCGGCGCCGCGAACGCATTGCCGTCGTTCGCAGCAGCGGGATGCTGTTCATCCATGTGCCCAAGAATGCCGGCACATCCGTTTGCGAGCAGCTCTACGGCCAGCAGATCAAGCACGAGACGGTGCAATACTACGCCAAGGTCGCGCCAGACCTGCTGGACCTGCCCAGCTTCGCCATCATGCGCGATCCGATCGCACGGTTTCGTTCCGCTTTTGCTTATGCACGCAGCGGCGGCACCCGCGACAGGCGCGTCGTCCCGCCATTTGCCGCGCTTTACGGTGCTTTCGATGGCATCGACGACGCCATCGACCATCTCGCCTGTGCGCGCAGCCCGTTCGACATCGACCACATTTTCCGCCCGCAGAGCTGGTATCTCACCGACGCGGAGGGCGCCTGCCGCATCGACCGGCTGGTCTCGTACGAGGCGCTGGACCAGCTAGGTCAGATCGTGGGGCTGGACCGGCTGGACGACCTGCCCCGCCTGAACGGGTGCAGCGCCGCCCCGCCGCCGCTCAGTCCGAGCCAGGAGGCCTTCGTGAAGGACTTCTACGCTGCGGACTTCGCGTTGTGGCGCAATGCCTGTTTGACTACCAGCCGGATTTCTCGCCCTTGTTCTGCTCGTCGAGCCACTTCTTGA
- a CDS encoding polyhydroxyalkanoate depolymerase: MLYQAYQAYCDMLAPARFAARTATDLRDKFLGGAEKMPSVRRLFALAETFEKAAVTHARPSYSINKVMAGNTMTPVVEEVALSLPFGDMLHFAKSEVTVPQPKVLVVAPLSGHFATLLRGTVETLLRDHDVYITDWKNARDVPPSAGDFGLDDYIDYVIRFLRELGDPAEKRGAHVLAVCQPCVPVLAAVALMAQDDDPCQPRTMSLLGGPVDVRESPTVVNDLANAQTFEWFEKNLIHTVPWRYKGGGRKVYPGFIQLSAFMSMNSARHYAQFRKLYQHIADLEQVEVDKIEHFYDEYLAVLDLTAEFYLETIDKVFQRALLAKGELTHRGRKVDCSAIRKTALLTVEGERDDICAVGQTAAAHLLCTSLRPHLKRHHLQPGVGHYGVFSGSKWEREVYPQVRNMILAMA; this comes from the coding sequence ATGCTTTATCAGGCCTACCAGGCATATTGCGACATGCTGGCACCGGCCCGCTTCGCCGCACGCACGGCAACCGATCTTCGCGACAAGTTCCTGGGCGGCGCCGAGAAAATGCCTTCCGTCCGGCGCCTTTTCGCGCTGGCCGAAACGTTCGAGAAAGCAGCGGTCACTCATGCCCGCCCTTCTTACTCGATCAACAAGGTCATGGCGGGCAACACCATGACCCCGGTGGTTGAGGAAGTGGCGCTTTCGCTGCCGTTCGGCGACATGCTGCATTTCGCCAAGTCCGAAGTCACCGTGCCCCAGCCCAAGGTTCTCGTCGTCGCCCCGCTGTCGGGCCATTTCGCCACGCTGCTGCGCGGCACGGTGGAAACCCTGCTGCGCGACCACGACGTCTATATAACCGACTGGAAAAACGCGCGCGACGTGCCGCCTTCCGCCGGGGACTTTGGCCTCGACGACTATATCGACTACGTGATCCGCTTCCTTCGGGAATTGGGCGACCCGGCCGAGAAGCGCGGCGCGCATGTGCTGGCGGTGTGCCAGCCCTGTGTTCCGGTGCTTGCCGCCGTTGCCCTGATGGCGCAGGACGATGACCCCTGCCAGCCGCGCACGATGTCGCTGCTGGGCGGTCCGGTCGACGTGCGCGAATCGCCTACGGTGGTGAACGATCTTGCCAATGCGCAGACGTTCGAATGGTTCGAGAAGAACCTCATCCACACCGTGCCGTGGCGCTACAAGGGCGGGGGGCGCAAGGTGTACCCCGGCTTCATCCAGCTTTCCGCCTTCATGTCCATGAATTCGGCGCGGCACTACGCCCAGTTCCGCAAGCTCTACCAGCACATCGCCGATCTTGAGCAGGTCGAGGTCGACAAGATCGAGCATTTCTATGACGAATACCTGGCCGTGCTCGACCTGACGGCCGAATTCTATCTCGAAACGATCGACAAGGTGTTCCAGCGGGCGCTCCTTGCGAAAGGAGAGCTGACGCATCGGGGCCGCAAGGTGGATTGCTCGGCGATCCGCAAGACCGCGTTGCTCACCGTCGAGGGTGAGCGCGACGATATCTGCGCGGTGGGGCAGACGGCGGCGGCGCATCTCCTGTGCACCAGCCTGCGCCCACATTTGAAGCGGCACCACCTGCAGCCGGGCGTGGGTCATTACGGCGTGTTCTCCGGCTCCAAGTGGGAGCGCGAGGTTTACCCGCAGGTGCGCAACATGATCCTGGCGATGGCCTGA
- a CDS encoding glutathione S-transferase encodes MTQASEIPATLTISSKTYSAWSLRGWLLCRLAGLDVVEKPVANDAANRAELLLLSPSVLVPRLTCKGASVWDTLAIAEFLNEQFPDAGMLPADPIARAHCRSISGEIHSGFTNLRSALPMNLKVRHEKFPVFSGARPDIERIEAIWIDCLQTFGGPFLFGAQPTVADAMYAPVTTRFVTYAVALPPECSAYCRTIAEWAPMREWVEAAKAEPEEMEELDVEF; translated from the coding sequence ATGACCCAAGCCAGCGAAATCCCTGCTACGCTAACGATCTCCAGCAAGACCTACTCCGCATGGTCGCTTCGCGGGTGGCTGCTGTGCCGCCTTGCCGGGCTGGACGTGGTGGAAAAACCCGTCGCCAACGACGCCGCCAACCGCGCAGAACTGCTGCTGCTTTCGCCCTCCGTCCTGGTTCCTCGGCTGACCTGCAAGGGCGCCAGCGTGTGGGACACCCTGGCCATCGCCGAATTCCTCAACGAACAGTTTCCCGACGCCGGAATGCTGCCTGCCGATCCGATCGCGCGGGCACACTGCCGATCGATCTCGGGAGAAATCCATTCCGGCTTCACCAACCTGCGTTCGGCCCTGCCGATGAACCTCAAGGTACGGCACGAGAAATTTCCGGTCTTCTCCGGCGCCCGCCCCGATATCGAACGAATTGAGGCAATCTGGATCGATTGCCTGCAGACTTTCGGCGGCCCGTTCCTGTTCGGCGCGCAGCCTACCGTTGCCGATGCCATGTACGCCCCGGTGACGACGCGATTCGTGACGTACGCGGTCGCCCTGCCCCCGGAATGCTCGGCCTATTGCCGCACGATCGCCGAATGGGCACCGATGCGCGAATGGGTGGAAGCGGCAAAAGCCGAACCGGAGGAAATGGAGGAACTCGACGTGGAGTTCTGA